From the genome of Cololabis saira isolate AMF1-May2022 chromosome 1, fColSai1.1, whole genome shotgun sequence:
TTACCAGGGGAAAgcctctcctctctgaaaacTACCTGGCAGGATGGAAAAACCCCATCTAAATAAACAAGAGAAATGTCACAGGATATCAGCGGAAACCCCTCATACATCCTGTCAAGAGGCAGGTTTCCATGAATAAAGGGTCTGAGGTAAAACCTTAGAGGCTGGAAGTGGAACAGAGCAGACCTCCTCCTCGCTACTTTCAGCTGTTGTGTCTCCAGAACGGTGTAAAACACGGCATCTTGCAAATAAACATCCTTTAGGGGGTGGAccactgtttttgttgttgcatGGATAGTAGGGATGTAAGGGTACACAAGGGGTGTAAGGGTACACAACAACCACGGctcggttcattttcggtacgGTAACGGGGAAAACATAACAATATAAAACTGGCTTTTCGTTTAATTTTCTACTTTTGCAAATTACGGTTATACCGGTACATTTTCTTATGAAAATgaaacataatatatatatattttttttttaattcctataatattttttaattaggAATTAAAAAAGAGAGTACTGCCTAAATCTGTTACCaagtcaataaataaaatatcctCAAATTAAACAGAAGATAAAACCTGTGTTGTCAACAACTGAGAGGTTGCAGATCCGCAGCTATAAAAACACCAATGGCATTAGTTATAGCTTTAGCCCGATCTGAATTACTGGCAAAAACCTGTTTAAATGCAGACGGTAGCAGCATTGACGCAGTGCTGGTTTCTTTCCTCGCAGCATCGGTATTCACATTTGCGTGGTGCCGTTTCAAATAGGTTATGAGGTTTAACGTGTTGCCAGAAATATGCCTGATTGCTGGTGAACAACGTTGGTACACTGCTCACGTCTTATCTACTTGTCTTTGTCCGGGAAACTGAAGTGTTTCCAAACAGGACACCTTAAAGATAAAGGAGGCTTCTTGTTTGCATCAACCATGACGGCTGCTAGCGGATAGAAGAAAAGTCACGTGGGAGTCCGGTGCTACTACAAACCTCCAGTTCGCCACTTAAGATGTTCGTGTAGGAACTCAGATTTGAAGTATGCTCTGCGTGCAAAACATCCCTTTAACTAGCTACTGTTAAATGTTGTACCGTATTCGGATCGGGGCACATCTGCATTGTGCTGACGGCGAAACGGTTCAGTAGGAAtgcgtgtaccgttacacccctccCACCTGCTCCCGGTGATGTGCGACAGTGAAAACTAGCCTGGATCTCAGCTAAGGGAAACCGTCCCAAGCTCAGTGGTGGGTGGGAGTTGATCTGGGCTTGTTTTTTACAGTTATTCTGTATACCAAAGTATTCCAGAGTCCAATATGAAGATACTATCCAAAAAAAGCTGAAACTGTGCATTACAAGCAGGACAACAATCCCAAACACTGCAAGAACTGATTTCTAAGATATTCTAGTGGCTAGACTaatttgctagttttaagaatgCTGGTAAAGTAGATTTTTCTTAGCCCACAGGTAGAATTTCTTTTTACTTGATTAGGTTTGGGAAAATAAGTTCATTTCTAGGAGGGCTGTTTCTGCAGGGAACCCACCAGCAGGTCTGGACCAGAACCGTGGAATTGTGGTGAGCACATTGCTTCTGAATTTTGTTAAACTTTTTGTTcagtaaatagacaaaatgTAATATGTTGTTGATCTATGGTTGTATTTACCTCATTTTAAAACCTTGTATAGACCAGAggctttttgttttaaatatgttCTGATACATAAAACCTTAGAATTAGAAAATGGTGTCCTTTAACCTTGAAAAGACTAATAAATAATACCGCTCTTTCAAGAATGATTGCATTGCCTTAAGAGACAGGTGGGCTTGTAATGCAGTCGTCACACGCCGGAGCTGAGAGCCGGGATGCAGAAACGCTAACATCTCAAATACACAAAtggacctttttgttttttgtttggcttttttttgtGTCCTGCTGTGTCATATGTCCAGATGGATCCTCTGGTGGCGTTTCAGGTTGCATTTCTGAGTGAAGCGCTTGCCGCAGGCGGCGCAGCAGTACGGCCTCTCCCCGGTGTGGACGCGCCGGTGCGCTTTCAGGTTGCTCAGCTTGGTGAAGCTGCGGCCGCAGAGCAGGCAGCAGAACGGCCGCTCCCCCGTGTGAGTCTGCAGGTGGGCTTTCAGGTTGCTGGGGTGGGGGAAACACTTGCCGCAGTGGCCGCAGCGGAGCAGGTGCCTGGGCCCGCCGCAGGGCGGGGGGTCGGGGTGGGGGCCGGGGTTGCCGTGGTGAACGGCCGCGGGCGGATGCTGGGATTTTAAGCCGACCCACGAGGCGGCGGTTCGGTTGGGAGCAGAGGTCTGTTTGTCTCCCGGGTGGAGCGCCGGCACTGGGAGTTCTGGAGCAGCTTTGGAGGTGGagggaaccctgttcagctggTGCAGGTTCACCGCCTGAGCGGGAGCTGCCGGCGCCGCCGGCCCGCTGGAGAGAGTGTGGGGGAACCTTTTAGTTGGTCGGTGAAGTTGCTGACCGGCTGCTCGTAACCGGACACGTGCAGCCACTTTGGCATCCAGCTTCATGGCCTCCGCCAGCGCTGCCTCGTGGTAGATGTTTGGTTTGTGTGTGGCAGAACTCGCTCTGTGCTGCTTCACCACGCAGCTGAACGACATCGTCCTAGACTCCCTCGCCCTCTCGTCCGTCTGCTCGCATTCGTCGCACTCGTCGCCGTCGATGAGGACTTCCTCCTTGACGGTCACGACGTTTTCGCTGCCGAGTTTGGGTTGGGCTTCAGGAGATCCCGACGACGAAGCCTGATCCGCGCCTGGGATGAGCTGAACATCTGCCGACGGCTCACCTTCCTCTCGCTTTAGAGACCCGTTGGTTTGGACCGGATCACCTTCCTCCTCGAGTCTGTGAGTCTGCAGCAGCACAGCGGCTGTGGCGGGCCGGCCGGGCCAGGTGGAGTCCACTTCCAGAGATGCAGTCACGTGTGGCTCCGGCTGATCCTCTGGAAACGGAAACGCCGCAGAGATCTGAAGGTCTGGCTTAATGTCTACCTGCAACAACTCCTCGTTGTTTTCATCGGCCTCTTTCGATTGTGCTTCAGCCGCCTCGTTTGGGGGTTCCGATTCAGGTCCAGCGTCATCTGGAGACATCAACcggggaaaaaacaaaagaaaacattttaagaaTGACCTTTACTTGTGTAGCTGTGGTGGTGGGGTGTGCTTTGAGCTGGACTGCAGGGGGAAGCTGTGGATGTTCCTGCATGATCCTGAATACAAAACTGGCTCGGCCCAACCTGCTGTGTTGCATCCTGGATACTCTGATGGCGGCTGTAGCTTCTTTTTGGTGTTTCAAATAGCCGAAAGagaaaactttttgcacaccggatttgcagaaaggtgcgtcggaggaggaaagctgcagccaaatataaaaagaaaactcccgcacaccttcttctcaccgtacTCGTGTTTATAGTCAATAAATACGAGTACGGTaagaagaaggtgtgcgggagttttctttttacatttggTGCTTCAAATAGAAAAGAAATCTATTAAAATAGAAGATCAGGTTGTATGGCCCTAGCCTGACCTTAGCAGCACTAAACCGCCCAGGAATCAGCTTTGTTTGGACTGTGTTGTTGGcctgaaatgaaaaatgatgaatgaatggacGAGGGAGGAAACCATGAATATCCTGGGTTAATGCTGCTCCCGAATAAACCGAAGTCAAAGAAAGTGCAggaatctttaaaggagcttgaggctccttttaagaaatgagactctctagcgccacccttcaccacgacggccgttgggggtactgcagccaacagtgaagccggcacgggagaacggggagaacgtgcatgcagcgtcatgtgacgtcacatccgcagcccagcgcgggaaattcgggaccgaattgcagcacattttgcagcacacagtctgttcaaggcaaaggagagatacgctagagggctcattcttttgggtttggaacgcttcatctgacattattactagaaaacttaaaatgtatacggatttttttcataaatcttgccacaatccggcttcaagctcctttaagatctGCTTCCATGAGACGGTTAGCAGATCCATCCGTGGAGTGTCAGAGGAACAGGGAGGATGCTCTGACCTTTAGTTTTCTGAGCCTCATCTAAGTCACAGTAATCTAAAGCAACTTTGTGTTCAAGCTAATAGCTCTTTTTATCAGAGACTGGATTCAATATGAAATAGTTTTGGACGGtaaaagtatgtgaacccttTGAGTTGATAGCTAGTTGACCCTCCAATCGTTTCAGTGTCTCTGGACAAAGCCTGCAAATTCAGGAACTCAGACATGTTTCTGGGACGTCTGGGGGGAACGGCTCTGTCGGCATCCTTCTGCAGCATTTCTAGGTGGTTATCTGGTCCAAACcatgatgctccctccaccGTGCTTCACTGTCGGGATGATGCAGCACCTGCCACAGCCCGGGAAGGTTCCCAGCTGTGCTCTTTCTGCGTGGGTTTTGCACATCTTCTCCCTGCTTGCTTGGGTTTCCCCTGAGACCCCCCCTCCCACAACCACAGGCCCCAGATGTGCACGTAGAGCTAACTGGCGACTCTAAATTAGGGCCGAGTGTAAgcgtgtgtggttgtttgtgtcAATTTTAAGACTAGACAAGGTTTTCATCATTGGggattttaatttacacattgATGATGCTGCTCTTGAGTTGTTAAATGTTACTTGCTCTTGACAGTTACATCCCAACGATGACGCAGAGGCGTGGGTCCGACGGAGCATTTCTAAAACCCGGTCATTCTGGACAGTTGACTGTCCTTAGATGCTCATGGAAAAGATTATTCATGCTTTTCTTACTTTACGGCTGAATTACCGGAATTCTCTGTCTGAACAAAAGATCCCTGAATCGGCTGCAGTCAGTCTGTTGGAAGCGCAGCTGCACGTCTTTTATCCAACTCCAGGAAGGAAGACCACTAACAAAATTTTCACTGGCTTGCAGTCGGTTTTAGAATCAGTTTCAAAATTCTTGTTTTGAGGATACAAGGTCTAAATGGTTTTATCTATCGCCATCTTCCCccctgaacaggatgaagtGGCAGTAGACAGTCGATGGGGAGAAGCTGTGCCTTTTTCATGCGATACATAATTCTGAGTGTTTATCCCAAACAATTCAACTGTTGAAATCAAACTAAAGAGCACTCACTTCATGAAACGTCCTCCAGGATTGACAGCTAGTGACTCCAATTAGATTTTGCTGCGTTAAATAATCGACGGGTTGATTTATTCTTTTCATCCAGCACTGTGGGTTTTTGATAGATTTGACACAATAAGTGACAAATGTGCTTAAGATcagatgaagatcagatcacatttttgCCATGTTGATGCAGAGAAACAGTTCCTTCCATGGGGTTCACATACTTTATTGCCACTGTAAATTAGGCTGGGCCTCAGCAGTAGATTCAGAGTATCTGTTGATCAACGTGATTGAACGGCAGCTGCAGTAGTCGAATAAAGCTtgtatataagtgtgtgtggctgtggtgTCGCTCTAGGCTGCATGCTCTCCTTCATCCACAGACAGGTAGAGAAGCTTCTCAACAACACTCACCTACGGGAGCGCCGCTCCACCGTCTCACGTGCTCAGCAGAACAAGACGGCGTGTTTAATTCTTCCTCCTTCACATCTGGAGTCAGATCCTCCTCTTCTGTGGCCTTGACGAGTAAAACATCACATAAAATCCAGAGAATACTGCATACTagaggtgtaacaatatatcgtgccacgaaatttcacgatacaaaaacgtcacgatacgtgtcgtggaggtgacaaactgtagcgcgatattgagttattaatatgaatatattgtgttttactagtaacatcctattggtgcagcgggatcacgtgacgacctcgacccgcggaccaaaatctgactacgctcagaaCAAACTAGTACCGTTGtacccgatcacgggactcttggggggttttgagctccgaacttttacttctaaAGTGAGCATGaattaatcttttttatgatgtaaagtttgtgtcgtccccaaaggtgggaggatgaaacgataacggggttcaccttagagcatgtgaagctcttagctctgtcagaaaataaataacagtcatgttgcattttgagtttaggacttttcatagtttatttatttatttatttatttatttaattttagttgttaaatttctggaaaagaaaaaagtccagtcatacatgagataaactattcagtttgtggcaaaatatttttacttgtatgaaactgaagatgcataatgcaaacctgacatttacttttagttcagtttgtggaaaatggttggcctggctttctctttaaaacttaaacagttataaagcattacaaactgtaacaatagggcaaacgcacagcattgttttgtattttgtgtcttttaaatacagtaaaagacaattttttccagtcatatgttcctcattcaaggttattaaaaaaatactgcttaaatatcgtatcgttattgtgAACTCAATATCGtggcggagcaggcgggggtgcagggggggcggccgccccgggcccaagggggaaaaaaaaaaaaaaagtgtgctgaataaaataaggtaTAATAAtaaaggaaagttggactgtataacacttgcgttcataaggataaagttgtttaataaataaaaatgaaagaaatagttcttctccccgtgtgtgtctgcctgtcgtGCACAGGTACGTGCAcgcgcatgttgtctgtttactttgagccagttgtcgcatcagaagtGTAGCcttgtgtgtggttgtgtgcaGTGCTCTAAGTGTGCCGCTACGCACCGGTACGGAGTACCCGCACTTCTCAATGTTAGCCTCTggcgtaccgggacttctcatgagctcatAGTACTCTGTTCTTTCCTTGCGATTTGGCTATACAGTGGCGTCGCCATGAcaacgcgactgcccctcgCGAGACGTTCACTTGTAaagtctgaattatggttccgcgttaaatccacggcgtagcctacgccgtgggctctgcgttggtgtaacgcggaaccataaatcagcctcaggGAGGTCTCGCGAGttgtgtgtgccagacagcaATAGAAAGAACGAGAAGAgattttaatctttctttaaaagtggagaggagaaaaagtattcaaggatttggggaatacaAGGATCTGAAGGGATCCCGGACACCAGCAGCTCCGAAGCCTCTGCTGAAAGCTGTCCATACCACTGCTGTGTCTACCAGTGAACGTGAGCGTGCCTTCAGTTGTATGAACAACATTCTTACAGACAGAAGGAACTCCCTTGCTGTTACCAGACTTTCAAACCTGATCTTTCTGAAATGTAATGGGCCACCATTAGTTCAGTCCACAAAGCTATGTGATGTCACGGCTGGCGAAGGGGAGACGAAGCGCAGGAGACGGGGAATGTGAAGCTCCAAGCCGTTGGAGCAAAGATGACCCCAAGACCTGCTGGAGCCTTTCCTAAGTAGGTTGAAATATAATCACAATTGTCTTATATATTCACAGTCCACTTCTTTTGACACATTTGTACAATATAATGCAAACCAGAACAGCAACACTGCTATGAATTCTACTTTAAAAAGCTTCGTAGTTTTTAACATTTGTTGTCTGAAAAGTAATGTTTCTTCTTTATGTTTATTATGGGTCTGTTTATTATTTTCTACATGTCTTGTCTCCATATTTGATCTATGTGTCTCTCATGTGTCTGTCCACAGGTATGTTCAGTACCAGTGCCTTGTTTGTCAACCTCCTGTTCAAGATGTGGTTGCATTTTTGTAAGTATATGAAGATCTTATTCATCAATAATATCATGTTGTTGGTCCTCCTAAATATGTGAATTTGCCCTTTTAAGTTTCACTACAATCAAATATTTAAGTCTGAAATAATAGACAGTCAttgtcaacctttttttttatgatagaaacaaacacaggagtatgttatttaattgatttactTATCAACTGCATAGCTCacttctccaattttctccATGCCTTGTCTCCATATTGTATCTCTGTGTCTCTCATGTGTCTGTCCACAGGGAACTCTAGGGGCCAGTTAGTTCGGTTGTGCATCAGCCTCTCTGCTACCTGATGCCCCCCCCGAAGACCTCCCTTGTGTACACATAATTTGTttggaaaattcaataaaacaattttctttttaaaaatcaggatCATGTCCTAGTATTTAATTATATCACTTAATCATCTGCTTTTACCCACCGCCTAATTTGCCTGACATCAGTTGAATAAGGGgagtaccggcacttattttt
Proteins encoded in this window:
- the LOC133441241 gene encoding zinc finger and SCAN domain-containing protein 12-like; this translates as MNSLSLSGLTVLQCPLSAPSLLAHANRDPRSESAGGSPTTWAPMGLSVGRDVTGENKQRKRGSVQRWTLGDYPPELTKTPTSASHDAVSPSPHVAGRLFFPPSAELSPGQPRRAMSDLDSLVLSFQSRLQDVMEAVLQVAVFQVTKLVQDVFLVEAKRRGEELEALRTELQQQAGRREDQGGGDPDPGEGGTADPRDDAWSGWKSGCRREGKSGSPGDPAAARSPGQEAQATEEEDLTPDVKEEELNTPSCSAEHVRRWSGAPVDDAGPESEPPNEAAEAQSKEADENNEELLQVDIKPDLQISAAFPFPEDQPEPHVTASLEVDSTWPGRPATAAVLLQTHRLEEEGDPVQTNGSLKREEGEPSADVQLIPGADQASSSGSPEAQPKLGSENVVTVKEEVLIDGDECDECEQTDERARESRTMSFSCVVKQHRASSATHKPNIYHEAALAEAMKLDAKVAARVRLRAAGQQLHRPTKRFPHTLSSGPAAPAAPAQAVNLHQLNRVPSTSKAAPELPVPALHPGDKQTSAPNRTAASWVGLKSQHPPAAVHHGNPGPHPDPPPCGGPRHLLRCGHCGKCFPHPSNLKAHLQTHTGERPFCCLLCGRSFTKLSNLKAHRRVHTGERPYCCAACGKRFTQKCNLKRHQRIHLDI